The genomic segment GCTGGTGATTCGCCGCGGAGTGGAAGTCGGGAGGGCTCTTCACGAACCTTTTCGGCTAGCGGCGCAGCCCGATCGGGTAAAGCGAGTCTGCCAAGCCAGGCCcggcgctgcagcaggcgaCAGAAAGCTGGACGGGCTTGCGACTCGGCAGCCACGTGGGTGATGAGAGCTCTGGACCTCACCTCACCAATGGACTCCCCGCTCCGCTTCTGCCACTCATTGCCCATTCGGGAAGAGAGAGGAGGAGCATGAGCTAGTCCACCGTTGACCTCGCTCGACCGAGACATGCCGTGTCTCGGAGCGGCGGACGCGCTGCAGCGAGCGGCACCTCTACGATCGAGTGCCCATTGCGAGCACCGCCGACACTGCACGCCTCTCATGCCGTCGCGACTGGAGAAGGCCCCACGCATCGTCACCAGCGATAAGCGACATTTGGATCCAAGAAGCATTGCCTCTTCCGGACTGCTCTAGCCCGCGAGTGATGCGGTGCAGCGCCAAGAACAGGCGAAAGTCCTCGTTGGGCAGACGGGTGAGGGCAGGAAGGTTCAGCGGAGCTCCATTAGTTAGCGCTTGCAGTGGTGGAGAGTGTACATGCATTGCCTGTTTCGGACGGGCGTCGTTGTGGCGCTCATGGCAAAGCTTGCCCCAGCGTCGGCTACCTTGGCCTCGCAGACATCGTCCGGAGCGCCTTCAGCGCGAACCTTTCCACATCCGTCCTGGGGACAGGCGATGGCGGACGTGCACCATCTCGCTCCCGCTCCTCACCTCAGCCCTGTCTCCTGGCGCGTCGTGCGCGCGCAGGTGAAGGCGAAGGCGTCCGACTACGGCAGCCCCGAGACCAGGCCTCGTGGTAAGCAAACCGGGCCTCGTGGCAGCAGACCAGGCCTGCCTACTCATGGCTTCAGCGCGCCATGGCGCCACCGAGGGCAGTATGGAGCAGCGCGGAGCAGTCGCGCGAGAGCGCCCACTGTCGCCGGGATGAACGgcctcgagcagcatcgTCATCATGGTGGCCAGGCGGCGAGATCAGCATTGATTCCGAGCAGCAACGACGAGCGTGCACATCTCTCAGCACGCCGAGCAGTGCAGAAGACTCAATCTCGCCATATCGAGCCTGCCTACTTGTCCAGCGGCCGAATGAGGAAAGCGGACGGCTGCACATGCGGGCGCTAAACAGGCGCGACTCTTCGCGCCTCTGCTGCGGCCTGCCTACCGTTGCCAACGCATTTTCCACCGACCCAGCGCGCGCGCGTCTCGTCGTGGGTCCACGCATCCGCCATCGCCTCCCGGACAAGTCGCCCACGTGCGAACGAAGAAGCTCTGCTCCCAGCTGCTGCGGAACCACGGCAGCAACAACACGCGCATGCCACCAACGCCTGTGGACATCTCGTCCCACCGCCTGCTCAACCTCTGGGGGCTCGAGACGCGCTGCCTGCAGCGACTGGCCGCCGCCATGCCCAAGCGGGCACGTCTGCTGAAGAGGCGTGACCGCAGACTAGGCCAGATGCAGTCGCTGGACGATCTCAATGACTACCGCGACTCCCTCGCTTGAGTCAAGCGGGACGCTCTTCACGTCTCATGCCGCGCGAATGCCACAGCGCCACGGACCGACTGATTCGACGCGCTCCGTCCATCTCTGCACAGTCGGGGCGACATAGAAGCGATCGCGCACGGGTGGCGCCTGGTCGAGACTATCGTCGAGCATTGGAAAGCCATCTGCGCCGTGCTCAGCCCGTGCAGCACTGATCAGCCTCCAGTAGACTCGGATAGGCCGCAGGGAGCACAGCACATTGGCATGATACCGCCATGTAGTGATGCTCGATGGCTCGGTCCCGTACTTAAGATTCATTGGCCCTACGCATCACTTTCTTTTCCTTCACCCACTCCCTCGCCCACCCAACCATTGACGGGGAAGACCGTCCGAACCGCCATCATGAAGTTCGGATCTATTCTGGCGGGGCTCACTGTCCTTCCATTCGCTTTGGCCGGCCCAGTTCACGATGCCGATCACGAATTCGCAGAGCTCGTGACCAGGGATACTACTCTCAAGGCCAGAGCAAATGCCCCTGGTTGCCCTCTCCGAAGAGAGAATCCCCCGCGCCGTGCCGTGTGCGAAGAACCGGGAACTATTGCAACCCGCTTCTCACCGTTCAAGACCTTCCTGTCCGAGTCGAACGACTTCCGGGACTGTTACTACGCATGTTATCCAGACCGGAGCTGTGTGTCGTTCGCCTTCGACTCGGTCAGCAAAAActgcttgctcttctcgcgaCGTGTGGCCCGAATGGGTTTTACCGAGGACACCACCGCCAGCCATGTCTTCTACGACTTCGAGCAGTGCTTCCAGTACCGGCGATGCACGGAGGAGCCTAATCCCTACCCTCCTCTTGGAACCACAACTACCACCACAACTACCTCGGCGGCTACtactaccaccaccacaacgacTCCTGTGGccaccacgaccaccacaaCGACTCCTGTGGccaccacgaccaccacgaCAACGTCTGCGGATACCACAACCACTATGACAACGTCTGCGGATACCACAACCACTACGACAACGTCTGCGGataccacaaccacaaccactaCGACAGCGTCTGTGGATACCACAACCACTACGACAACGTCTGCGGACgagactactactactaccaccaCGACTGCGGATgagactactactactactactaccacgACCAGCGCCGGCGCTGGTCCAACTTGTGTCACTTCCGGCAGCCCCGTTCTGTCGTACACTCCGTACGGAGCCAATTTCCAGATCCTGGATCAGACTGTATTCGGCGACCAGCCCCCAAGCCGGGACCTCTATACTGCCGATACTGCGCTCGTACAGACTGTCACCCAGAGCGGTGTGGGACTGAACAATCTGGCGTGGATCAACGCCAACTGGCCTAATGGAGTTAACGGCATCGTGGATCTTCAGTCGAAGCCGCCCATCAGCCAGATCGACCTTTCCACAAAGTCCGTGTATGTCCGGGGTTACTTCATCGCACCAGCCGCTGATTCCTATACCTTCACACTTGCTGCCAACAAGGATGATAACTTTGCGCGTTTGTGGCTCGGCCCTGTCAACACTGCCAACCCGACAGAGGCGAATGCAGACCTGAAGATCACCTTCGAGAGCCCTGAAAGCACGACAGTTGTCACAGTCACAAGGCCGCTGATCGCGGGTGAACTTCTCGAGTTCGCATACCTCTGGTCCAATGGTGGCGGCCAGGCTCAGAGTTTCCTTGGAATCACTGGTGCTTTGACCGGCGATGTCTCCTCGGGTAACTTCATCGGAGATTGCAACCCAGACACGTCCACtactaccaccaccaccaccaccgcggcTGAgactaccaccaccaccaccaccgcggaGGAGACtactaccaccaccacgactgCGGATACCACGACTACTACGACAACTAGTGATaccacgaccaccacgaCAACTAGTGATACAACGACAACCACTGAtaccacgacgacgactgaTACcacgacaaccacaaccgacacaacgacaaccacaaccgacacgacaaccacaaccgACACAACCACTACTActgacaccaccaccaccactactgacaccaccacgacaaccacaaccactgCAGCGATCCTGCCAACCTGTGTTTCCAGCCAACCACCACTAGGTCGTCGTGGACTAATAATCGACCCAGTCATGCCCCTCTACCAAGGTGGCTCGGGTGCCAGCTACATCGTTCTGGAATCAGGTCCTTACACAGACAGCAGCAATCCAGCCGACTATGACGCCGGTGTCGCCTTGTGCCAGCCCTACTTCCCATTCGCGGTCCCGAACCCTGGCTCTGGACTGCAAAACTTGAACTGGGCCAACCCGAACTGGCCAGACAACGGTGGCGACACTGCAGCTACTTTCGATCTGCCAACCACTCCAAATCCATCGCGATACATCATTGCAAGGGGTTCAGTCCTTGTACGGGGATACTTCGTGGCTCCATCTCCTTCCCCGTTCACCTTCTCTCTGGATCCAGCATTCGTGGACAACCACGAACGCGCCTGGTTCGGTGATGCCGCAGCGAACCCAACGGAAGCTAACGCCCAGCTCCGCAGTTCTCGTGACACTACACTGCCTAACCAACTCACATCTTTTACTTCCCCAACACTCATAGTAGGCCAAGCTTACCGATTCGCCTACCTCTGGACCAACGCCGGCGGACAGGGACGCAGCAATCTCAGAATCAGCAAGGGCTCCGTTATTGGTACAATCGACGAGTCGGACGGCAACTTGATCAGCGACTGTGTCCCAGACACTAACCCAATCTGCCCTACCACTACTACTACAACCACCACTACTAccgatactactactaccaccGATACTACGACAACTACTGACACCACTACTACCACCGATACCACCACAACTACGACTGATACTACTACCACCACTACCGATACTACGACCACTACCACCGATACTACAACTACGACAACAGACACCACTACTACTACCACCGAtaccacgacgacgacggacACCACTACCACTACGACTGACACCACTACTACTACCACCGACACCACTACTACTACCACCGATACCACAACGACGACGGACACCACCACTACTACCGACACTACAACTACGACGGATACTACTaccactactactactaccgcgGCCGGCCTTCCAACTTGTGTCTCTGACCCAACTAGGGAAATTCTGTACTCTGCTACCGGTGGTGGCGCCAACTACGTCGTTCTCGAACAAGACAGCTTTTCTGACAGCAATCCAAGCGTCTTCGACGCCAACGTCGCCCTCTGCAAACCAAGAAGCTCAATTATGGGTGGATCAGGCTTGACTGACCTGAACTGGGTCAACGTTGGCTGGCCAGGCAATACTGGCGCCGACGCGGGCATCGTAACGCTGTCGACACAATCAGGCCCAGTATCAATCAACGTTCCAAACCAGTCCATCCTCGTACGAGGCTACTTCATCGCACCGAACCTGATCCCGGATACCTATACATTCTCCGTTACCACAGCCAATGTGGACAATTTCGAACGAGCTTGGTTTGGCGGCAATGCAGCCAACCCAACCGAGGCCACCGCGGATATTCGCGTGAACCGCGACTTCGCTTTGTCCAACCAGCAGCTTTCCTTCCAATCAGGAGTACTCGTACAGGGCCAGGCACTCGAATTCGCCTACCTCTGGTCCAATGGCGGCACGCAAGGCCGCAGTGAGATCATTATCACTGCCTCCGCAGGCAATGTCGTGTCGACTGGCAACTTCGTTGGTGACTGTACTCCACCACAAAACCCCCCACCAGTCTGCAGCCCTGCTACTACGACGACCACCACTACCACGGCTGAGACTACCACCACAACTAGCGATACTACAACCACCACGACCGACACCACTACCACCACTACCGACACTACCACTACTACGACTGACACTACTACCTCAACCACTACCGACACGACTACCACAACCGACACTACAACTACTACCACCGACACCACCACAACTACTACGACTGACACTACAACGACCACCACTGAGACGACCACTACTACCACGcctgccaccaccacgacaaCCACCACGACAACCACCACGGGCACTACGACGACCACAACCAGCGTCGGTGCGCAAGCTACGTAAGTCCCACTTTCCCGCCCTGTACCATTCTGCATACTGACACTTTTTCCCAGCCCATTCTGTAACCCGAACGTGCGGGAAGAGACCAACGTGCCTGGCGCCGGAGGCTGCTCGAGCGAATGTTATTGCGACTTCGAATCCGGCTCTGGTGGAAATCGTGTCTGCGATCCCAACCCTCGACCAGCTGAGCCAATCCGCCGCT from the Cercospora beticola chromosome 9, complete sequence genome contains:
- a CDS encoding uncharacterized protein (antiSMASH:Cluster_10) — its product is MKFGSILAGLTVLPFALAGPVHDADHEFAELVTRDTTLKARANAPGCPLRRENPPRRAVCEEPGTIATRFSPFKTFLSESNDFRDCYYACYPDRSCVSFAFDSVSKNCLLFSRRVARMGFTEDTTASHVFYDFEQCFQYRRCTEEPNPYPPLGTTTTTTTTSAATTTTTTTTPVATTTTTTTPVATTTTTTTSADTTTTMTTSADTTTTTTTSADTTTTTTTTASVDTTTTTTTSADETTTTTTTTADETTTTTTTTTSAGAGPTCVTSGSPVLSYTPYGANFQILDQTVFGDQPPSRDLYTADTALVQTVTQSGVGLNNLAWINANWPNGVNGIVDLQSKPPISQIDLSTKSVYVRGYFIAPAADSYTFTLAANKDDNFARLWLGPVNTANPTEANADLKITFESPESTTVVTVTRPLIAGELLEFAYLWSNGGGQAQSFLGITGALTGDVSSGNFIGDCNPDTSTTTTTTTTAAETTTTTTTAEETTTTTTTADTTTTTTTSDTTTTTTTSDTTTTTDTTTTTDTTTTTTDTTTTTTDTTTTTDTTTTTDTTTTTTDTTTTTTTTAAILPTCVSSQPPLGRRGLIIDPVMPLYQGGSGASYIVLESGPYTDSSNPADYDAGVALCQPYFPFAVPNPGSGLQNLNWANPNWPDNGGDTAATFDLPTTPNPSRYIIARGSVLVRGYFVAPSPSPFTFSLDPAFVDNHERAWFGDAAANPTEANAQLRSSRDTTLPNQLTSFTSPTLIVGQAYRFAYLWTNAGGQGRSNLRISKGSVIGTIDESDGNLISDCVPDTNPICPTTTTTTTTTTDTTTTTDTTTTTDTTTTTDTTTTTTDTTTTTTDTTTTTTDTTTTTTDTTTTTTDTTTTTDTTTTTTDTTTTTTDTTTTTTDTTTTTDTTTTTDTTTTTDTTTTTTTTAAGLPTCVSDPTREILYSATGGGANYVVLEQDSFSDSNPSVFDANVALCKPRSSIMGGSGLTDLNWVNVGWPGNTGADAGIVTLSTQSGPVSINVPNQSILVRGYFIAPNLIPDTYTFSVTTANVDNFERAWFGGNAANPTEATADIRVNRDFALSNQQLSFQSGVLVQGQALEFAYLWSNGGTQGRSEIIITASAGNVVSTGNFVGDCTPPQNPPPVCSPATTTTTTTTAETTTTTSDTTTTTTDTTTTTTDTTTTTTDTTTSTTTDTTTTTDTTTTTTDTTTTTTTDTTTTTTETTTTTTPATTTTTTTTTTTGTTTTTTSVGAQATPFCNPNVREETNVPGAGGCSSECYCDFESGSGGNRVCDPNPRPAEPIRRCTSSAQCGLNEFCAGGFYARFYNTPVCVTYSGCTSSYVDPRTPRGRKRTVNARSVAMPAISQIHDWNIRVANITDGVPYMPEDQ